TGATCCCTGCAAAAGTCCTTGTTCGTTCCATTGGGTACGGCCATGGCGAATAAAATAAAAAGTGAGTTGTTTTGACATCATAGTTCCTTGGAGATCGGGAAGTATAGGGTATAACTAACTTATGATGCAAAGGCCGTCTGAAACGATAATTTCAGACGGCCTTTTGTTTTAACGTGTGCCGTTTAGATACGGTCGTGCCTGGAGGATAACAAGCTTACCCTTGTCAAACGCCCATTCGATGTCTTGCTCACCATTGGCAAATAGTTGTTTGATTTGTTGGCCGGTTTGGTCAAGGCGACGTATTTGCTCTTGATTCATCACGTTGCCACTGGTTACGGGCACTTCTCGTACTCCACCATTTTTATCCAGTTGCAATGCCGTGGTTTCATTAGAGGAGCTGAGACGTTGTACAGAATCATTGCGACGGTTATAGACTACCTGTTCGGCTATCCGTTTGCCCTCAACGACACGAATACCCAACCCGCGTTTGGCGGCAATGTAGGAGCTGTTTTTCTGAGCAATATCATAGGGATTGATGGTAACCAGTACGCCGGAGAGATCTGCATTGATGCTTTGTTGCACAAAGACACTCATTTTCACGCTATCGTGAGGCAATCCGGCAATACGGCGGGCTTCGTATGCACTGTAATTGAAAACAGAAGCCCAAGATTGCTTCACTGCTTCGGACAACGCGTTTTCATCGGTAACATTTGGCACTGTGGTGTACAGCCCTGCGCCGCTGAAATTGGGCAAGTCTTCGGAATTAGAGGAGCTGCGGACAAACACGCCTTTGCTGTTTAATTGATTGCGCCATTGCTCAGCCCATCTGTGTTTCCATTCTGACGGGATTTCGGCATCGGTAATTTTTTTCTGCAGTGTGAGTAAAGCAGTGCGGCGCTTACGGTTGTCTCCATCACTTTGTGTTTCGATGTGTGCCAGTGTTGTCGCGTTAATACCCAGCCTATCCATCATGGCTTGATAGTAGGCAAATGGAATGCAGAATCCATCAGGAACGTTGCTGTTTGCAATATGGGCGCGGATATGACCGAGGTTGGCAGCCTTACTGCCGCAGTAACGGCTGTCATCACGGCGCAGGTTTGCCAAAGCCCGAAGGCTGTAATCGGAAATATCAGGTTGGGGCA
Above is a window of Neisseria mucosa DNA encoding:
- a CDS encoding phosphoenolpyruvate synthase, which codes for MKPAFYLPILFLLSACRPEAETVDTAVPTARKPSYYESEKRQTAVTPVKTQVPALSAIKSQADFDLLSRIYDQGSEYEIPHILFLIDREDDNRTDYINTPKFRLHERYLATILKPMLSKTELNQQYRSPNRRYLFGTISWQNSTQEYVYEFWEGDKITPELLRLVAGRLKDSFYAPLRYKTNSLWQETVAEQSKVPFITQESLIKNFPYLPLNQGKAIGTLRVIAKENDLYNVGADDIIILKEVPLELPPVAGIISEKPSTALSHVNVLARSWGIPNIYLKDAEKILAPYIGRRIEFEATAKQYRIVQTNRNTTSKSFSDGLTLPQPDISDYSLRALANLRRDDSRYCGSKAANLGHIRAHIANSNVPDGFCIPFAYYQAMMDRLGINATTLAHIETQSDGDNRKRRTALLTLQKKITDAEIPSEWKHRWAEQWRNQLNSKGVFVRSSSNSEDLPNFSGAGLYTTVPNVTDENALSEAVKQSWASVFNYSAYEARRIAGLPHDSVKMSVFVQQSINADLSGVLVTINPYDIAQKNSSYIAAKRGLGIRVVEGKRIAEQVVYNRRNDSVQRLSSSNETTALQLDKNGGVREVPVTSGNVMNQEQIRRLDQTGQQIKQLFANGEQDIEWAFDKGKLVILQARPYLNGTR